A stretch of the Oncorhynchus mykiss isolate Arlee chromosome 23, USDA_OmykA_1.1, whole genome shotgun sequence genome encodes the following:
- the LOC110502367 gene encoding cullin-9 isoform X2: MVGERRNGNLLVQLGTKLQAYPEELIRQRRTHDGQTEYLIRWCLLAIDDGSGSGGGSNEAGGGGGSSSGVGGSTSGESKTENILMWMSTEDVYANCPTLLGKRKADTQRPLQEEERPSGEFPADVTFDEVELSDMKDDVKNLVTRARKQMAKKSDFAISITHTIHVLSAYASIGSLVGVFKETGALDLLMELLCNKERQTRRSAGKMLRALASHDAGSRAYVLLSLSQQDGIEQHMDFDNRYTLLELFAETTSSEEHGISFEGIHLPQIPGKLLFSLVKRYLCVTSLMDKLNTAGVESSSERQDAAGSSSGTGHQPENLRVQREFEFTMAMANLISELVRVMGWDRNRQPPQAAGLVQGSACGEDQEDEPPRRVVRSIFQPRFSASASASPATAAASNMAATTPPKKKTSNGFKTRTDFASRSAYVEYVQENLKSGMLVRMLEDYEEVSAGDEGDFRYSNDGSPPVQVYWTSLSRTYWVHWHMVEILGTGTSGQGEKDAQEKASSLTETIKLTTVSQTLFSKPPGGLYSLPYLAEGLQSDAATLSRAEWWEVLFFIKKLEPKQQQEINNLLRQSLDEQMSDVDEATLIQLSVPGEVARKMLHYLKQTLQNSCLWDLLCSHAFSKHYLRRGGGGLEDDELLPDGSLESSGLGGGRGNSSSDATAAASSSSAMGSLSKKPKKESPTDYCSDTESELPMEDESNYPEDLKEKMKVFNNPKVQGKKTALEKLGEVVDIMKKIGSDPVQQLAGIKFIIQVLEDEGPQERSTLRTDAVQTIRDKVLKLLVEILSGQPKENVVSTLRLTRALMVKYEWRVSFATEGGVKAILSCMQEYPTVPQVQQVALATLMVITGASKHDLGSMSSCYLPLSESGTPMMLGVFASIGSATAEGSKGLLAAIPAGIELMLNTPSCMLSVRNGLLVIIMLISSSKSLAEQLVACDVSAVLKKCLAASRPVNMLAIIALNHISMVHKLEKKESKDELDFKDTELKMLVVSLKEMTATKEVILTLEQLLCDDASQLEEERNQVTRSRETYQDLVRLMDQHRADRAAQLSILRILNKFLDNYLEDLLPWHESIEPCLSSMTAFINDREVVQLLIRFLYRLASVNKDYAVVMCRLGTKDALVKALDKHSINLLLVTELRDLITDCEKYASLYKKMTTSVLAGCIQMVLGQIEEHRRSHQPINIPFFDIFLRNLCQGSSVELKEDKCWEKVEVSSNHHRANKLTDKNPKTYWESNGCTGSHFINIYMHKGVVIRQLAVLVASEDSSYMPARMVVLGGDDPTNINTELNTVNVPPSANRIVLLENMTRFWSIVQIRIKRCQQGGIDTRVHGFEVLGPKPTFWPVFKEQLCCRTYLFYTTKAHTWCQEILEDKAQLLQLFNKLNSALRHEQMFADRFLPDAEAAEALGRTCWEALITPIVQSITISETQVLSPLSWLLSEYLDNAESARRCKSRAAIFNSRVRRLTHLLVHVDTSRVDTEELKPPIKCSINRSKDLKNGKEGKNKDAAAVSSSSSSNSVKPKMKNTSSIAGIALCWQGVVQRQVKKFLDSTCSLPDFVERYRNMYLRLKNAMEELFGQQTAFVLALRHGFSAALLQLSILTAMHVSERFAQYIDLMIQESGVDSGNVETLNQLQQFLEPMLFLSGLELANTFEHFYRYYLGDRLLGQGKVWLESAVIMQIGTCFPNRFPQQMLKNLSESEELQQEFHLYRLQQLDKTLQDVDEEMMDDQPSEPEEESEVKVLILSPRCWAVSSPCYMDNHSRYFPKQLCTYLAEFTDFYSNSQCMYNLTHSKPRRLQWTWLGHAELRYGTCTLYVSTLQMYILLQFNHQADVSVEALQQATGLSPTMLAHALSPLIAGKGILTQDSPDNNLVKGVLRLNKKALSQSLENHSYCYLLPKQTYLNVDEDAARSLERKRNFIYCLIIQIMKAEKEMHIDNLVFRVLDTCQKREVTRSPGSVRFSCSTTDVLSCVMHVISKGYIRRNEDSPHIVEFLPEDPSTPQKGQAHFSFSKAELKNNPSSSNADISLEGIIAAPPSAEDGVLEAVLLSMGRTMNQEEVRQLMQRTVQQVSGTLSLDLDWAEHLLVHCKWNVDVLIQRYTDDPDSLVLAAGLKGLNPQPPPSHVASCPVCLISQTGEAEPAPTLCCMHYCCRSCWQEYLTARIEQNLVMNCNCPITDCRAQPTSQFFFNILTDKDTIAKYENALLRGYVECCSNLTWCTNPLGCDQILCKENIGSMGTCSKCCWSSCFSCNFPEAHYPASCSHMSQWMDDGGYYEGMTMEAQSKHLAKLISKRCPSCQAQIEKNEGCLHMTCAKCNHGFCWRCLKPWKPTHKDYYNCSAMVSKAARQEKKFQDYNERCTFHNQAKDFAINLESKVSSINEALQMKSLTFVIDACKVLAQARKVLAYSCVYSYYNQDTEKMDVMEQQMEALELHTNALQILLEETLLQCTDLASCVRLLKPEHLNTGLELIRRIQERLVAILQHSTQDFRVGYNSKTGQEQESAQASNLSKTTDANKAAGASESGDSDNNNNNEEEGGDEAEEDDEYDDEEVLEWHEDDEDDIDEDDFFSDDDESENLERDFSPFD, encoded by the exons ATGGTAGGCGAACGCCGCAACGGGAACCTACTTGTCCAGCTGGGCACGAAGCTGCAGGCCTATCCAGAGGAGTTGATCCGGCAGCGGCGGACTCACGATGGCCAGACAGAGTACTTGATCCGCTGGTGCCTGCTGGCCATAGACGACGGTAGTGGCTCAGGTGGAGGGAGCAATGAGgcaggaggaggtgggggaaGCAGTTCAGGGGTGGGCGGCTCAACCTCAGGCGAGAGCAAGACGGAGAACATACTGATGTGGATGTCAACGGAGGATGTCTACGCCAACTGCCCCACTCTACTGGGCAAGCGCAAGGCAGACACCCAGCGGCCcctccaggaggaggagaggcccaGTGGAGAGTTCCCTGCTGATGTCACCTTTGACGAGGTGGAGCTCTCAGACATGAAGGACGATGTCAAGAACTTGGTCACGAGGGCCCGCAAACAGATGGCCAAGAAGAGCGACTTTGCCATcagcatcacacacaccatccacGTGCTTAGTGCCTACGCCAGCATCGGCTCACTGGTGGGCGTCTTCAAGGAGACCGGTGCCCTGGACCTGCTCATGGAGCTGCTCTGCAACAAAGAGCGACAAACCCGCCGAAGTGCTGGGAAGATGCTCCGGGCTCTGGCCTCTCATGACGCAG GGAGCCGTGCCTATGTGCTCCTGTCCCTCAGCCAGCAGGACGGTATTGAGCAGCACATGGACTTTGACAATCGCTACACCCTCCTGGAGCTGTTTGCAGAGACCACCTCCTCTGAGGAACATGGCATCTCTTTTGAGGGGATCCACCTCCCTCAG ATCCCAGGGAAGCTGCTGTTCTCCCTGGTGAAGCGCTACCTGTGTGTGACGTCCCTGATGGACAAGCTCAACACGGCAGGGGTGGAGTCGAGCTCTGAGCGGCAAGACGCAGCAGGCTCCTCCTCAGGGACAGGCCACCAGCCGGAGAACCTGCGTGTCCAACGAGAGTTTGAGTTCACCATGGCCATGGCTAACCTCATCTCTGAGCTGGTGCGCGTCATGGGCTGGGACCGCAACCGGCAGCCGCCACAGGCAGCCGGCCTGGTCCAGGGCAGCGCCTGCGGGGAGGACCAGGAGGATGAGCCGCCCCGCCGTGTGGTGCGTTCTATCTTCCAGCCTCGCTTCTCTGCCTCTGCTTCTGCCTCTCCTGCCACTGCTGCCGCCTCTAACATGGCAGCCACCACACCACCCAAGAAGAAGACCAGCAACGGCTTCAAGACGCGCACAGACTTCGCCAGCCGCTCGGCTTATGTGGAATATGTGCAGGAAAACCTGAAGAGCGGCATGCTGGTCCGTATGTTGGAGGATTATGAGGAGGTCAGCGCTGGTGATGAGGGGGATTTCCGCTACAGTAATGATGGCTCGCCACCAGTGCAG GTGTACTGGACCTCCCTGTCTCGAACCTACTGGGTGCACTGGCACATGGTTGAGATCCTGGGCACTGGCACTAGTGGACAGGGTGAGAAAGACGCCCAGGAGAAGGCCTCCTCTCTGACTGAGACCATCAAGCTCACGACTG TGAGTCAGACATTATTCTCCAAGCCTCCTGGTGGGCTGTACTCGTTGCCTTACCTGGCTGAGGGGCTGCAGTCTGACGCCGCCACCCTGAGCAGGGCCGAGTGGTGGGAAGTGCTCTTTTTCATCAAGAAGCTGGAACCAAAGCAACAGCAGGAGATCAACAACCTCCTGCGTCAGAGCCTCGATGAACAG aTGTCAGACGTAGACGAGGCCACTCTTATCCAGCTGTCGGTGCCAGGCGAAGTGGCCCGGAAGATGCTCCACTACCTGAAGCAGACCCTGCAGAACTCATGTCTGTGGGACCTGCTCTGCTCCCATGCCTTCTCTAAACACTACCTGCGGCGTGGTGGGGGAGGCCTGGAAGACGATGAGCTGCTGCCTGACGGCTCCCTCGAATCCTCTGGCCTGGGTGGAGGACGGGGCAACTCCTCATCTGATGCCACCGCCGccgcctcttcctcctctgccATGGGCTCATTGTCCAAGAAGCCCAAGAAGGAGAGTCCTACGGACTATTGCTCCGACACAGAGTCTGAATTGCCCATGGAAGATGAGTCTAACTACCCAGAAGATCTGAAGGAAAAGATGAAAG TGTTTAACAACCCCAAGGTGCAGGGCAAGAAGACAGCCCTGGAGAAGCTGGGGGAGGTGGTTGACATCATGAAGAAGATTGGCTCAGATCCAGTCCAGCAGCTGGCTGGGATCAAGTTCATCATCCAGGTCCTAGAGGATGAGGGGCCTCAGGAGAGAAGCACCCTCAGGACGGACGCTGTCCAGACCATACG ggaTAAAGTCCTGAAGCTTTTGGTCGAGATACTGAGTGGGCAGCCCAAGGAGAACGTGGTCAGCACCCTGCGTCTCACCCGCGCCCTCATGGTCAAGTACGAGTGGAGGGTCTCCTTTGCCACTGAAGGTGGCGTCAAAGCTATCCTCTCCTGTATGCAGGAATACCCCACTGTCCCACAGGTCCAGCAAGTTGCTCTGGCT ACTCTGATGGTTATCACAGGTGCCAGTAAGCATGATCTGGGCAGTATGAGCAGCTGTTATCTTCCTCTCTCTGAGTCTGGCACACCCATGATGCTCGGGGTCTTTGCCAGTATTGGCTCTGCCACCGCCGAGGGCTCCAAGGGACTGCTGGCTGCAATCCCCGCTGGCATTGAACTGATGCTCAACACACCTAG ctGTATGTTATCGGTGAGGAACGGTCTGTTGGTGATCATCATGCTGATCTCCAGTAGTAAGAGCCTGGCGGAACAGCTGGTGGCCTGTGATGTCAGCGCTGTGCTCAAGAAGTGCCTCGCAGCCTCGCGGCCAGTGAACATGCTGGCCATCATTGCCCTCAACCACATTTCCATGGTCCACAAGCTGGAGAAAAAAG AGTCAAAGGATGAGTTGGACTTCAAGGACACAGAgctgaagatgctggtggtgagCCTGAAGGAGATGACGGCAACCAAGGAGGTGATCCTGACGCTGGAGCAGCTGCTGTGCGACGACGCCTCCCAGCTAGAGGAGGAGCGCAACCAGGTGACCCGCAGCCGAGAGACCTACCAGGACCTGGTGCGCCTCATGGACCAGCACCGAGCTGACCGGGCCGCGCAGCTCTCCATCCTCAG AATATTGAACAAGTTCTTGGACAATTACCTGGAGGATCTGCTTCCATGGCATGAGAGCATAGAACCATGCTTGTCTTCTATGACCGCATTCATCAATGACCGTGAG GTGGTCCAGCTGCTCATTCGCTTCCTGTATCGCCTGGCCTCTGTGAACAAAGACTATGCCGTAGTGATGTGTCGTTTGGGCACGAAGGACGCCCTGGTCAAGGCGCTAGACAAGCACAGTATCAACCTGCTGTTGGTCACAGAGCTGCGGGACTTGATCACAGACTGTGAGAAGTACGCCAGTCTCTACAAGAAAATGACCACCAGCGTTCTGGCTGGTTGCATACAG ATGGTTTTGGGCCAAATAGAGGAGCATCGGCGAAGCCACCAACCAATTAACATCCCCTTCTTTGACATCTTTCTGCGCAATCTGTGCCAag GATCTAGTGTGGAACTCAAGGAGGACAAGTGCTGGGAGAAAGTGGAGGTTTCCTCTAATCACCATCGAGCCAACAAGCTCACAGACAAGAACCCTAAAACGTACTGGGAGTCCAATGGCTGCACAGGTTCCCATTTTATCAACATCTACATGCACAAGGGGGTGGTGATTAG GCAATTGGCAGTGCTTGTGGCCAGTGAAGACTCCAGCTATATGCCTGCCCGCATGGTAGTACTTGGAGGAGACGACCCCACAAACATCAACACAGAGCTGAACACA GTCAATGTGCCTCCTTCAGCCAATCGCATTGTGTTGCTGGAGAACATGACCCGCTTCTGGTCCATTGTGCAGATCAGGATCAAGCGGTGTCAGCAG GGTGGCATTGACACAAGGGTCCACGGCTTTGAGGTGCTGGGACCCAAGCCCACCTTCTGGCCCGTGTTCAAGGAGCAGCTCTGCTGTCGCACCTACCTCTTCTACACCACTAAGGCCCACACCTGGTGCCAGGAGATCCTGGAGGACAAGGCCCAGCTGCTGCAGCTCTTCAACAA ACTGAACAGCGCTCTGCGACATGAGCAGATGTTTGCTGATCGTTTCCTGCCTGATGCCGAGGCAGCGGAGGCTCTGGGACGTACCTGCTGGGAGGCCCTCATCACCCCCATCGTACAGAGCATCACCATCTCGG AGACCCAAGTCCTCAGTCCCCTCTCCTGGCTGCTCAGTGAGTACCTTGACAACGCAGAGTCAGCCAGGCGCTGCAAGAGCCGGGCAGCCATCTTCAACTCCCGCGTCCGTCGCCTCACCCACCTACTGGTTCATGTGGATACCAGCAGAGTGGACACAGAGGAGCTCAAGCCGCCCATCAAGTGCA GTATCAACCGAAGCAAAGATTTAAAGA ATggaaaagagggaaagaacaaagATGCAGCcgctgtctcctcttcctcctcctccaactctGTCAAGCCGAAGATGAAGAACACCAGCAGTATTGCAGGGATAGCACTGTGTTGGCAGGGCGTTGTACAGAGACAG GTTAAGAAGTTTTTGGACTCTACGTGCAGCCTGCCAGACTTTGTGGAGCGCTACAGGAACATGTACCTCCGTCTGAAGAATGCCATGGAGGAGCTGTTTGGCCAACAGACAGCATTTGTGCTGGCTCTCCGCCACGGCTTCTCTGCTGCTCTCCTACAGCTCTCCATCCTCACTGCCATGCAC GTGAGCGAGCGGTTTGCCCAGTACATCGACTTGATGATCCAGGAGAGTGGAGTGGACTCTGGCAACGTGGAGACTCTTAACCAGTTGCAGCAATTCCTAGAACCCATGCTCTTCCTCTCCGGCCTGGAGCTGGCCAACACCTTTGAGCACTTTTACAG GTACTACCTGGGTGACAGGCTGCTAGGCCAGGGCAAGGTGTGGCTGGAGAGTGCTGTCATAATGCAGATAGGCACCTGCTTTCCCAACCGCTTCCCCCAGCAGATGCTGAAGAACCTGAGTGAGTCTGAGGAGCTGCAGCAGGAGTTCCACCTCTACCGCCTCCAGCAGCTGGACAAGACCCTTCAGGATGTCGACGAGGAG ATGATGGATGATCAGCCATCAGAGCCTGAGGAGGAGAGTGAGGTGAAGGTGCTGATCCTGTCTCCTCGCTGCTGGGCTGTCTCCTCCCCCTGCTACATGGACAACCACAGCAGATACTTCCCCAAGCAGCTCTGCACCTACCTGGCAGAGTTTACGGACTTCTACTCTAACA GCCAGTGCATGTACAATCTGACCCACAGTAAGCCCCGGCGTCTACAGTGGACCTGGCTGGGCCATGCAGAGCTGCGCTACGGCACCTGCACTCTCTACGTCTCCACCCTGCAGATGTACATCCTCCTGCAGTTCAACCACCAAGCG GATGTATCTGTGGAGGCTCTTCAGCAGGCCACAGGCCTCTCCCCGACAATGCTGGCCCATGCTCTGTCTCCCCTCATAGCAGGGAAGGGCATTCTCACCCAAGACAGCCCTGACAACAATCTTGTGAAGG GAGTCCTGAGATTGAACAAAAAAGCTCTGTCTCAGAGTTTGGAAAACCACAGCTATTGCTACCTGCTGCCCAAGCAGACGTACCTGAATGTGGATGAGGATGCTGCCCGCTcgctggagaggaagaggaacttCATCTACTGCCTCATCATCCAGATCATGAAGGCTGAGAAAGAGATGCACATAGACAACCTGGTGTTCAGA GTGTTGGACACGTGTCAGAAGCGGGAGGTGACTCGTTCCCCGGGCTCAGTTCGTTTCAGCTGCAGCACTACAGACGTGCTGTCCTGCGTCATGCATGTCATCAGCAAGGGCTACATCAGGCGCAACGAGGACAGCCCCCACATCGTGGAGTTCCTGCCTGAGGACCCCTCCACTCCCCAGAAGGGCCAAGCGCATTTCTCCTTCAGCAAGGCTGAGCTGAAGAATAACCCCAGCAGCAGCAACGCTGACATCAG CCTGGAAGGCATCATTGCAGCCCCTCCGAGTGCAGAAGATGGAGTCCTGGAGGCTGTCCTATTGTCCATGGGCCGGACCATGAACCAGGAGGAAGTCCGGCAGCTGATGCAGCGCACCGTCCAGCAGGTCTCTGGCACTCTGAGTTTGGACCTGGACTGGGCTGAGCACCTGTTGGTCCACTGCAAGTGGAACGTGGATGTGCTGATCCAGCGTTACACAGACGACCCAGACTCCCTGGTTTTGGCTGCCGGGCTAAAGGGCCTGAACCCCCAGCCGCCCCCTAGCCATGTGGCCAGCTGCCCCGTGTGCCTCATCTCCCAAACAGGGGAGGCAGAGCCTGCCCCCACCCTCTGCTGCATGCACTACTGTTGCCGG TCTTGCTGGCAGGAGTACCTCACAGCCAGGATTGAGCAGAACCTGGTGATGAACTGCAACTGTCCAATCACAGACTGCCGTGCGCAACCTACTTCTCAGTTCTTCTTCAACATCCTGACCGACAAAGACACCATTGCCAAG TATGAGAACGCGCTCCTCCGGGGCTACGTGGAGTGCTGCTCCAACTTGACCTGGTGCACCAACCCCCTGGGCTGTGACCAGATCTTGTGCAAGGAGAACATCGGCAGCATGGGAACCTGCTCAAAGTGCTGCTGGTCCTCCTGCTTTAGCTGCAACTTCCCAGAG GCTCATTACCCAGCCAGCTGCAGTCACATGTCCCAGTGGATGGACGATGGTGGCTACTACGAGGGTATGACCATGGAAGCCCAAAGTAAGCACCTTGCCAAACTCATCTCCAAACGCTGCCCCAGCTGCCAGGCCCAGATAGAGAAGAACGAAGGCTGCCTTCA TATGACCTGTGCCAAATGTAACCATGGATTTTGCTGGAGGTGTCTCAAGCCATGGAAACCAACCCACAAAGATTACTACAACTGCTCAGCTATG GTGAGTAAAGCAGCAAGGCAGGAAAAGAAGTTCCAAGACTACAACGAGAGATGCACTTTCCACAACCAGGCCAAGGACTTTGCCATCAATCTGGAGAGCAAAGTCTCCTCCATCAATGAAGCCCTCCAAATGAAGTCATTGACATTTGTTATTGATGCCTGCAAAGTACTTGCTCAAGCTCGCAAG GTGCTGGCCTACTCGTGTGTGTACAGCTACTACAACCAGGACACAGAGAAGATGGATGTGATGGAGCAGCAAATGGAAGCCCTGGAGCTTCACACCAATGCTCTACAGATCCTACTGG AGGAGACCCTGTTGCAGTGTACTGATCTAGCGTCCTGCGTCCGTCTCCTGAAGCCTGAGCACCTCAACACTGGCTTGGAACTCATCCGCCGCATTCAGGAGCGTCTGGTGGCCATTCTACAACACTCGACCCAG GACTTTCGAGTGGGCTACAACTCCAAAACGGGACAGGAACAGGAATCTGCTCAAGCTTCAAATCTCTCTAAGACAACAGATGCCAACAAAGC GGCTGGAGCCTCTGAGTCTGGTGActctgacaacaacaacaacaatgaggAGGAAGGTGGAGATGAGGCAGAGGAGGATGATGAGTATGACGATGAGGAAGTCCTCGAATGGCATGAAGATGATGAAGATGACATAGACGAGGACGACTTCTTCTCTGATGACGACGAGTCTGAAAACCTTGAGAGGGATTTCAGTCCTTTTGACTAA